In one Nisaea sediminum genomic region, the following are encoded:
- the modA gene encoding molybdate ABC transporter substrate-binding protein produces MQFRLSSRITRHPICRVLGLAVALGAIACDAGAAEGTVAVAANFTSTAQKLADTFERRSGHKLVIATGSTGQLYAQIRQGAPFDALLAADQLRPARLFAEKQAAAKPFTYATGQLALWSPDPGRISSDGAAFLASDKVGRIALANPKLAPYGLAARESLEAMGLWDGYRDRIVMGQNIAQAFQITASGGVSAGFVALSQLQDAPAGLKGSHWVVPAELHTPIRQDAVLLLRGKGNPAAKAFLAFLTEAEACTAIRAAGYAPAESCP; encoded by the coding sequence ATGCAATTCCGACTTTCGAGCAGGATCACCCGGCATCCGATATGCCGAGTTCTCGGACTGGCCGTCGCTCTCGGCGCCATCGCCTGCGATGCCGGCGCCGCTGAAGGCACTGTGGCGGTCGCGGCCAATTTCACCTCGACGGCTCAAAAGCTTGCCGACACCTTCGAGCGGCGGAGCGGCCACAAACTGGTGATCGCTACCGGGTCGACTGGGCAACTCTATGCCCAGATCCGCCAGGGGGCTCCGTTCGACGCGCTGCTTGCCGCAGACCAGCTCCGCCCGGCAAGGCTCTTCGCGGAAAAACAGGCCGCAGCCAAACCCTTTACCTACGCGACCGGACAATTGGCGCTCTGGAGTCCCGATCCGGGGCGCATTTCCAGCGATGGCGCGGCCTTTCTCGCCTCGGACAAGGTTGGCCGCATCGCGCTCGCAAACCCGAAGCTCGCCCCATATGGGCTGGCCGCCCGCGAGAGCCTCGAAGCGATGGGGCTATGGGACGGCTATCGCGATCGGATCGTGATGGGACAGAACATCGCACAGGCGTTCCAGATCACCGCCTCCGGAGGCGTGTCGGCGGGCTTCGTTGCGCTGTCCCAGCTCCAGGACGCACCGGCCGGGCTAAAAGGAAGCCATTGGGTCGTTCCGGCGGAACTGCACACCCCGATCCGGCAGGACGCCGTGCTGCTGCTCCGCGGCAAGGGCAATCCCGCTGCGAAGGCTTTCCTCGCGTTCCTGACAGAAGCCGAGGCCTGCACCGCGATCAGGGCTGCCGGCTACGCACCCGCCGAGAGCTGCCCGTGA
- a CDS encoding winged helix-turn-helix domain-containing protein: MKAGNKTLGPRLRVVLDENVAIGPGQADLLEAIGETGSISKAGRRMGMSYRRAWLLVQKMNAHFSAPLVVTAKGGSSGGGARLTALGQEVAACYRQMEARAAEVLAPEIERLRGLLAEGRDLGETGSDA, translated from the coding sequence ATGAAAGCAGGAAACAAAACCCTCGGTCCACGGTTGCGCGTCGTGCTGGACGAGAATGTCGCCATCGGCCCCGGCCAGGCAGACCTTCTGGAAGCGATCGGAGAGACCGGTTCGATAAGCAAGGCCGGGCGGCGGATGGGCATGAGCTACCGTCGCGCCTGGCTGCTGGTGCAGAAAATGAACGCGCATTTCTCCGCGCCGCTGGTGGTGACCGCCAAGGGCGGAAGCAGTGGCGGCGGCGCACGATTGACGGCGCTGGGACAAGAGGTCGCGGCCTGCTACCGGCAGATGGAAGCGCGTGCGGCCGAGGTTCTGGCGCCCGAGATCGAGCGTTTGCGTGGCCTTCTCGCCGAAGGTCGCGATTTGGGTGAGACCGGGTCCGACGCTTGA
- a CDS encoding enoyl-CoA hydratase has protein sequence MTGATDELLYEVRNGIGWITFNRPQARNAFTFAMYEGVARICREARAGGDVAAIVMSGAGDKAFAAGTDIGQFKHFSGADDALAYEANGNRMMNDIERCQVPTIAAIHGACTGGGAAIAAACDIRIAAADLKYGFPIARTLGNCLSNENLRRLSWLVGPARVSEMLLTARLIEGEEAKAIGLISEVLADKDAVIARAEELATRMKGHAPITMRVTKEALRRLKSSGGVPDDHDLIVAAYTSDDFREGMSAFLEKRKPDWKGR, from the coding sequence ATGACGGGCGCAACGGACGAACTTCTCTACGAGGTGAGGAACGGGATCGGCTGGATCACCTTCAACCGGCCGCAGGCGCGCAATGCCTTCACCTTCGCAATGTACGAGGGGGTCGCCAGGATCTGCCGCGAGGCACGGGCGGGCGGCGATGTCGCCGCCATCGTGATGTCCGGGGCCGGCGACAAGGCCTTCGCCGCCGGGACCGATATCGGCCAGTTCAAGCACTTCAGCGGAGCGGACGATGCGCTCGCCTACGAGGCGAACGGCAACAGGATGATGAACGATATCGAGCGTTGCCAGGTGCCGACCATTGCGGCGATCCACGGTGCCTGCACCGGAGGCGGGGCGGCGATCGCGGCCGCCTGCGACATCCGTATTGCCGCGGCTGACCTGAAATACGGTTTCCCGATCGCACGCACCCTCGGCAATTGTCTCTCCAATGAAAATCTCCGGCGCCTCTCCTGGCTTGTCGGTCCGGCCCGGGTGTCCGAGATGCTGCTGACCGCGCGTCTGATCGAAGGCGAGGAAGCGAAGGCCATCGGGCTGATTTCCGAGGTGCTGGCGGACAAGGACGCGGTGATCGCGCGGGCGGAGGAACTTGCTACCAGGATGAAGGGCCATGCCCCGATCACCATGCGGGTCACCAAGGAAGCGCTCCGCCGTCTGAAGAGCAGCGGCGGTGTGCCCGACGATCACGACCTTATCGTCGCCGCCTATACCAGCGACGATTTCCGCGAGGGCATGTCGGCCTTCCTCGAGAAGCGCAAACCAGACTGGAAGGGCCGCTAG